The Humulus lupulus chromosome 4, drHumLupu1.1, whole genome shotgun sequence genome has a window encoding:
- the LOC133831633 gene encoding large ribosomal subunit protein eL13z-like, which yields MVKHNNVIPNGHFKKHWQNYVKTWFNQPARKTRRRIARQKKAVKIFPRPTSGPLRPVVHGQTLKYNMKVRAGRGFSLEELKAAGIPKKLAPTIGISVDHRRRNRSLEGLQSNVQRLKTYKAKLVVFPRRARKFKAGDSAPEELASATQVQGKYLPIAREKPAFELVKITDDMKSFKAYNKLRLERTNERHLGARLKRAAEAEKEEKK from the coding sequence ATGGTTAAGCACAACAACGTCATCCCTAATGGGCATTTCAAGAAACATTGGCAGAACTATGTGAAGACTTGGTTCAACCAACCAGCGAGGAAGACGAGGAGAAGAATTGCTCGCCAGAAGAAGGCCGTGAAGATTTTCCCCAGGCCTACATCCGGACCCCTTCGTCCAGTTGTTCATGGACAAACTCTGAAGTACAACATGAAGGTTAGGGCTGGCAGAGGCTTTTCGCTGGAAGAACTCAAGGCTGCTGGAATTCCCAAGAAGCTCGCACCCACCATTGGAATTTCTGTCGATCATCGCCGTAGGAATCGATCGTTGGAGGGTTTGCAATCTAATGTTCAGAGGCTCAAAACTTACAAGGCCAAACTTGTTGTCTTCCCAAGGCGTGCTCGTAAGTTCAAGGCTGGAGATTCTGCCCCAGAGGAGTTGGCTAGTGCTACTCAGGTTCAAGGCAAGTACTTGCCCATTGCTCGTGAGAAGCCAGCATTTGAGCTTGTTAAGATTACAGATGATATGAAGTCATTCAAGGCCTATAACAAGCTCAGGCTAGAGCGTACAAATGAGCGACATCTTGGTGCTAGGTTGAAGAGGGCagctgaggctgagaaggaagagaagaagtAG